A genomic window from Chitinophagaceae bacterium includes:
- a CDS encoding YceI family protein, whose translation MKKNLLLAIALCCLFTARAQDVFLSSTSTVSFFSETPVENIDATSKQVVGAVNVKAKSVYFKAKMSTFEFKKALMQEHFNENYIESEKYPNATFNGIINESVDLTKDGTYAVTVTGNFNLHGVDQKRTIPGSITVKSGTIDVSAEFDVKLSDHNITIPTVVVKNISETVKVKVQASLLPVKSEK comes from the coding sequence ATGAAAAAAAATTTGCTTCTCGCAATTGCACTTTGTTGCCTGTTTACAGCCCGGGCACAGGATGTTTTTCTTTCTTCCACCAGCACCGTTTCGTTTTTCTCTGAAACGCCTGTTGAAAACATTGATGCTACCAGCAAACAGGTAGTAGGTGCTGTAAATGTGAAGGCCAAATCGGTTTACTTCAAAGCAAAGATGTCAACGTTTGAATTTAAGAAAGCACTGATGCAGGAGCACTTTAATGAAAATTATATAGAGAGTGAAAAATATCCGAATGCAACTTTCAATGGCATCATCAACGAATCGGTTGACCTTACCAAAGATGGAACATATGCTGTTACAGTAACCGGAAATTTTAATCTGCACGGAGTTGACCAGAAACGAACTATTCCCGGAAGCATTACCGTAAAATCAGGTACCATTGATGTGTCGGCTGAATTTGATGTTAAATTGTCCGATCACAACATTACTATTCCAACAGTAGTAGTTAAGAATATTTCCGAAACTGTGAAGGTGAAAGTGCAGGCATCATTGTTACCTGTTAAATCTGAAAAATAG
- a CDS encoding MBL fold metallo-hydrolase, with protein sequence MYFPLSEGTYSVDESKLFIPFDPLTDHLHDRPASLIVDIVPFLVRTKNELIVIDPGLGLPSAEGDFMIHENIQRAGFNADDVAVVLLSHLHKDHASGICYGKEPVYDLMFPNATYYCQKRELEYAFTKKESPSFVLAKLEFLSHSSKLILLDGDGKISDDIAYEISGGHTPYHQVFTIKTETGSCFYGGDVLPQPKQLQMKFSAKYDFDGKVSAEKRIEYGNRAAENNYTCLFFHSASMPMAKVKKLGEGKFLLEGIEN encoded by the coding sequence ATGTATTTCCCGCTCTCCGAAGGCACCTATTCAGTAGATGAAAGCAAACTATTCATCCCTTTTGATCCATTAACAGATCACCTTCACGATCGGCCTGCTTCTTTAATCGTTGACATTGTTCCTTTCCTGGTAAGGACAAAAAATGAACTGATTGTAATTGATCCCGGCCTGGGTTTGCCTTCTGCGGAAGGGGATTTTATGATTCATGAAAACATTCAGCGTGCAGGTTTCAATGCAGATGATGTAGCTGTTGTTTTGCTGAGTCACTTACACAAAGATCACGCAAGCGGCATCTGTTACGGAAAGGAGCCGGTGTATGATCTGATGTTTCCAAATGCCACTTATTATTGCCAGAAAAGAGAACTTGAATATGCATTCACGAAAAAAGAGTCTCCTTCTTTTGTACTTGCCAAACTTGAGTTTCTGAGCCATTCATCAAAACTTATTTTATTGGATGGTGATGGAAAAATCAGTGACGACATTGCGTATGAAATCAGCGGCGGACATACGCCATATCACCAGGTGTTTACTATAAAAACTGAAACCGGCTCGTGCTTTTATGGTGGTGATGTATTGCCGCAACCAAAACAATTGCAAATGAAATTCAGCGCCAAGTATGATTTCGATGGAAAGGTGTCTGCTGAAAAGCGCATTGAATACGGAAACCGTGCTGCTGAAAATAATTACACCTGTCTTTTCTTTCATTCTGCAAGCATGCCTATGGCGAAGGTGAAGAAGCTGGGTGAGGGGAAGTTTTTGTTGGAGGGAATTGAGAATTAG
- the nhaA gene encoding Na+/H+ antiporter NhaA, with product MKQFINPIAEMSAKGQLTGLLLIVATLLSLFISNSPYRESYLHFWHLEVGSSFFQLSVSHWINDGLMVIFFFMVGLEIRREIVHGELSDIRQSLLPVLAAVGGMIMPALFFVLFNQHTDFLQGWAVPTATDIAFSLGILSLMGNKVPFALKVFLTALAIIDDLGAVLVIAIFYTSEINLGQLLYAALIIAFLYTLQKFRVRPVIFYLLPGIIVWWFILHSGVHATVAGVLLAFCVPMNAVESMEHALQKPVNYLILPFFALANTAIVFPDGGAALLLHPLSLGIIAGLLLGKPLGIMLFSWIAIKAGWAQLPLQVTWRKLLAAGFAAGIGFTMSIFIATLAFSDAAVLDTAKLAILVGSLLSGLAGVMLLASERSIGN from the coding sequence ATGAAACAGTTCATAAATCCCATAGCTGAAATGTCGGCAAAAGGGCAACTGACCGGCCTGCTGCTGATCGTTGCCACTTTACTTTCATTATTCATCAGTAATTCTCCCTACCGGGAAAGTTATCTGCATTTCTGGCACCTTGAAGTGGGCAGTTCCTTTTTTCAACTATCGGTTTCTCATTGGATCAACGATGGACTGATGGTGATTTTTTTCTTTATGGTCGGGTTGGAAATCCGCCGCGAAATTGTGCATGGCGAACTCTCAGATATCCGGCAATCGTTGTTGCCGGTTTTGGCCGCTGTTGGCGGCATGATCATGCCTGCATTATTCTTTGTACTCTTCAATCAGCACACGGATTTTCTGCAGGGCTGGGCAGTTCCAACTGCAACAGATATTGCCTTTTCTCTTGGTATCTTGTCACTCATGGGTAACAAAGTACCGTTTGCCCTCAAAGTTTTTCTGACCGCGTTGGCCATCATCGACGATTTAGGAGCTGTGCTGGTGATCGCCATTTTTTACACCAGTGAAATCAATCTCGGACAATTACTATATGCTGCGTTGATCATTGCTTTTTTATACACGCTTCAAAAATTCAGGGTGCGTCCTGTTATCTTTTATCTCCTACCGGGAATTATAGTGTGGTGGTTCATTCTGCATTCCGGCGTTCATGCCACAGTTGCCGGTGTGCTGCTTGCTTTTTGTGTACCCATGAATGCCGTAGAATCAATGGAACATGCATTGCAGAAGCCGGTGAACTATCTCATACTGCCATTTTTTGCCCTGGCGAATACCGCCATTGTTTTTCCTGACGGAGGAGCTGCTTTGTTACTCCATCCGCTGAGCCTGGGAATTATTGCCGGATTACTGCTCGGAAAACCTCTGGGAATTATGCTGTTCTCCTGGATCGCCATTAAAGCCGGATGGGCGCAATTACCGCTTCAGGTTACCTGGAGAAAACTGCTGGCAGCAGGATTTGCAGCAGGTATTGGCTTTACCATGTCGATCTTTATTGCAACACTCGCATTTTCTGATGCTGCTGTTTTAGACACTGCGAAACTCGCGATACTCGTTGGGTCGCTATTGTCGGGATTGGCGGGGGTGATGCTGCTGGCGAGCGAAAGGTCAATTGGGAATTAG
- a CDS encoding T9SS type A sorting domain-containing protein produces the protein MLTVLSTRFCIRQVRKALWLITCCYFFTQFATAQVITVPASNPNDSSNRKPLGCFYGYERTAMLYTSSEIGQGGSITKVGFYLNSKNNPAAATPVIIRMKSVAPNSFTSSIYYTQAFGSTQVFNGVITSDMLTADNWVTIELGTAFNYSSNNLLVLVETNYGEFGGENYDAKLFRQSTTTSYRCQFWEDDLIPPADYGTLIKKRPAIQLTFEANCVGTPNPGNTLSTSASVCVNEPFTLSLQNAPTTPGLSYVWQYSPDGNDPWTTIPGATASTLVYTQSTANYYHCKVTCNAGGATGTSNSLLVGLNPFYECYCASYAADISDSKINSFQMADISTSSSPGTCESYTDYTAVPGNVSAGELVTMKIDNGSCSGFFYDSYVGVYIDYNQNGVYEEATELVYGYGPVTDFNSIPDYTFIFPTVAPGGVTGMRVIVTEGDSIPYACGEYTYGETEDYLLNITAATACTGSPSPGATLATQSSVCPDELFELSIANYETSTGISYQWQSSLTDNNYNNINGATSATRTQSQTVATWYRCKVTCDNSGEFTFSTGVQVNMNPFYACYCASYALKDDDTKIDTIKIGNQVFGTSPAACETYTDNTAIDLQVAKSGPVTIQIDNGACTGQFYEAYVAVYIDYNQNNVYNANELVYSYGPTTDLHSIPDGVFTIPGVTQLGKTGMRIIIAEGESVPAACGTYEFGETEDFAINIVDQPPCLVPPNAGVASASVQSFCAVDVPAEITLTLTENSTGLGQTYQWESSADNVIYTPLAGQTDTTATVTVTATTYYRCKVTCSGNSAYSVEVMVLVKATPTGNTQLNPIVITTLPYIDTRDNLSSNCWTSDYTNITQQPSPDVFYSLSLTDTSGTLEISTCETTSGFNTYVHLITEAGVHQNSNDNNGVLCTGNNASIKFYEGNVPINLFIVVEGHAADEGNYTLTVNFIPDSATGVVNSPAIAASNFSIYPNPTDGNVTVQLNLNNDANKVAALNLYNTIGQLVQTEKVTLVQGQYNGSLQLNTLLANGVYNLQLNDGATVISKPIVIQR, from the coding sequence ATGTTAACTGTATTATCTACCCGCTTCTGCATTCGTCAAGTCCGGAAAGCACTTTGGTTGATCACCTGTTGCTACTTTTTTACTCAATTTGCCACAGCGCAGGTGATTACTGTTCCAGCCTCAAATCCAAATGATTCATCGAACCGAAAACCACTCGGCTGCTTTTACGGCTACGAGCGCACAGCAATGCTGTATACTTCGAGCGAAATAGGCCAGGGTGGAAGCATCACGAAGGTTGGATTTTACCTGAATTCAAAGAACAATCCCGCTGCTGCTACTCCGGTAATCATCCGGATGAAATCAGTTGCTCCGAATTCATTTACTTCCTCCATTTATTATACTCAGGCTTTCGGTTCCACGCAGGTTTTTAACGGAGTAATTACATCCGACATGCTCACTGCAGACAACTGGGTTACCATTGAGCTGGGTACAGCTTTTAACTACAGCAGCAATAACCTGTTGGTGTTGGTAGAAACGAATTACGGGGAATTCGGTGGAGAAAATTATGACGCCAAACTATTCCGCCAATCTACTACCACCAGCTATCGTTGCCAGTTTTGGGAAGATGACCTTATCCCTCCTGCTGACTATGGTACACTCATCAAGAAACGTCCAGCCATTCAATTGACTTTTGAAGCGAACTGCGTTGGTACACCTAATCCAGGCAACACCCTTTCTACCTCCGCTTCCGTTTGTGTAAATGAACCATTTACCCTTTCATTGCAAAATGCGCCAACTACGCCAGGTCTTTCTTATGTGTGGCAATATTCTCCGGATGGTAATGATCCATGGACAACCATTCCGGGTGCAACAGCTTCCACACTAGTTTACACGCAGTCGACAGCAAATTATTACCATTGCAAAGTAACCTGTAACGCAGGCGGCGCAACAGGCACTTCCAATTCGTTGCTGGTGGGTTTAAATCCTTTTTACGAATGCTACTGCGCATCTTATGCTGCCGATATCAGCGATTCAAAAATCAATTCGTTTCAGATGGCGGATATCAGTACCAGTTCATCGCCGGGCACTTGTGAATCTTATACTGATTATACAGCCGTACCCGGAAATGTAAGTGCCGGAGAACTGGTTACCATGAAAATTGACAATGGCTCCTGCAGCGGATTTTTTTATGATTCGTACGTTGGTGTTTATATTGATTACAACCAGAATGGAGTTTACGAAGAAGCCACAGAACTGGTGTATGGCTACGGACCGGTCACCGATTTCAATTCCATACCCGACTATACCTTTATTTTTCCCACGGTAGCGCCGGGAGGCGTGACGGGTATGCGTGTGATTGTTACAGAAGGAGATTCGATTCCCTATGCCTGCGGTGAATATACCTATGGAGAAACGGAAGATTATCTATTGAACATTACAGCAGCTACGGCTTGTACCGGATCACCAAGTCCGGGAGCAACACTTGCTACACAATCTTCTGTTTGTCCGGATGAGCTCTTTGAATTATCAATTGCCAATTACGAGACCAGCACAGGTATCTCTTACCAGTGGCAATCCAGTCTTACTGACAATAATTATAACAACATCAATGGTGCCACCTCTGCCACCAGAACACAGTCGCAAACAGTTGCAACCTGGTATCGCTGCAAGGTAACCTGTGATAATTCCGGTGAATTTACTTTCTCCACCGGAGTACAGGTTAATATGAATCCATTCTATGCCTGTTACTGTGCTTCCTATGCATTGAAAGATGATGACACGAAAATTGATACCATTAAAATTGGCAACCAGGTGTTCGGAACATCACCTGCTGCCTGCGAAACGTACACTGATAATACAGCGATTGATCTGCAGGTTGCCAAATCCGGTCCTGTAACTATTCAGATTGACAATGGTGCATGCACCGGACAGTTTTATGAAGCGTATGTTGCGGTGTACATTGACTATAATCAGAACAATGTTTACAATGCCAATGAGCTGGTTTATTCATACGGACCGACTACTGATTTGCACAGCATTCCTGATGGTGTATTTACTATTCCCGGTGTAACTCAACTTGGCAAAACCGGCATGCGCATAATTATTGCTGAAGGAGAATCGGTACCTGCCGCCTGTGGAACATATGAATTTGGAGAAACAGAAGATTTTGCCATCAACATTGTTGATCAGCCACCTTGCCTGGTACCACCCAATGCAGGTGTAGCATCAGCGTCTGTTCAGTCTTTTTGTGCTGTTGATGTGCCTGCGGAAATTACACTTACCCTCACGGAAAATTCCACCGGACTGGGACAAACCTATCAATGGGAATCATCTGCTGACAACGTTATTTACACACCGCTGGCCGGACAAACAGACACTACTGCCACCGTTACGGTTACTGCTACTACCTACTATCGTTGCAAGGTGACTTGCTCAGGTAACAGTGCATACTCTGTTGAAGTGATGGTACTCGTGAAAGCTACTCCTACCGGGAATACACAACTGAATCCAATTGTGATCACGACATTACCGTACATAGATACGCGTGATAACCTTTCTTCCAATTGCTGGACGAGCGATTATACCAACATCACGCAACAACCTTCGCCGGATGTTTTTTATTCATTATCGCTCACCGACACTTCCGGAACATTGGAAATTTCAACCTGTGAAACCACTTCAGGATTCAATACCTACGTGCACCTGATAACAGAAGCCGGTGTTCATCAAAACAGTAATGACAATAACGGGGTGCTTTGTACCGGCAATAATGCTTCCATCAAATTCTATGAGGGAAATGTGCCAATCAATTTATTCATTGTAGTGGAAGGTCATGCTGCTGATGAAGGAAATTATACGCTTACAGTTAATTTCATTCCTGATTCAGCAACCGGAGTAGTGAACAGTCCGGCCATAGCAGCAAGCAATTTTTCCATTTACCCGAACCCAACTGATGGAAATGTGACCGTGCAGTTGAATCTTAA